From a region of the Salvelinus fontinalis isolate EN_2023a chromosome 13, ASM2944872v1, whole genome shotgun sequence genome:
- the LOC129868346 gene encoding uncharacterized protein LOC129868346 isoform X7 codes for MPPRKKRENRDIDDCPRKRRRAQEEGNVVNSDSDEDEDFRPTSSSLRGERKRDKESRTRSNEMTEEEMLDLAMRLSKQEASSAALRQRQEEEAVRKAIAESLSVSADSPTHPHSESSLGSGSPTQQCQNSPPEGECSIQPPRHKLSYPNHGVADREGARGGGVHVGVAPSDRRGKKEGSPLLDMTDLSQTQKVYSQSSPLSQASISVPLPSSQEEGSSQRNLFGDRSANAIESQDYNNSTKSDSQSQLRIKSPGFPSTMASQANKPVLCLEKLSQDLLVDCQASGFLLKGHPSLTLPTKSQKSQFYQPKSPTFSNTPVFSKTERGVEPGQSSPSFPKRAMFSNSDSGEEEKEASPTVPKSLVFFKTDRGKAEEEGSPTSPKSTMFSKSERGPEEKETFSGSPVFSRTDQIRDQGPQSFVERVSTTGDYEGGDRDDAVKSRDASECLPPRPRTTLSLNKRFVPIRKTAGVSDKAVDQEEREGESSQRTVKRISTPVKLATEEDLNSEELTLALETHPMQELTSNMALRWSDDDEEENGPEKSAHLPSPVFPRKNGLLQPSNQSLSPNTHDHRSPQHRHSPCLVPKKRTYNFEGAACEEGESQSKCIRKKFTFKGIYGAPSPSLLREAAGRSQDEAKAESTSSHQPLASSSPLSPPTDGQGDGGVVCYYWGVPFCPRGQDPDAYTQVILSQLEVYEKSLKEAQRGLLKKAGWGEPVLPGPPEKPFSRRGRLERRRAPKLLEEERGGKRQEELVEVVEDDDEEGEKRARQRSRGGVEARGKRGRQEWKDCQDLFVSSPEQEEKSPYPVFHADTSQLILLKRRLGLRREEERLAEKQPPDLLEEREEDEKEEKMDDKEGGEKREEEERMGEEVDVGGLEVPETQLSDDSTRDLMVTSPAQPQPESQSLPQIQIFLSSPCPLEQREEGMLVVGAEEGRRSSPVGIPAVGEDVRMEEDIPEPSFPRSPSMDCPMCMRLFPLTEIEMHAAYCDGTTGIMEEEMAEESHSQVSVKARRKRTRMGEIIGEEQPSSSGSGK; via the exons ATGCCTCCTCGGAAAAAACgagagaacagagacattgaTGATTGTCCCAGGAAACGACGACGAGCTCAGGAAGAGGGCAATGTTGTCAACTCAGACAGCGACGAG GATGAAGACTTCAGACCGACATCATCATCATTAAGAGGGGAGCGCAAACGGGACAAGGAGAGTAGAACACGATCAAACG agatgacagaggaggagatgCTGGACCTGGCCATGAGACTGAGTAAACAGGAGGCCAGCAGCGCGGCTCTCCGGCAACGACAGGAGGAAGAGGCCGTGAGGAAGGCCATTGCTGAAAGCCTCTCCGTAAGT GCAGACAGCCCTACTCATCCCCACTCAGAATCTTCGCTCGGGTCAGGGAGCCCTACCCAACAATGTCAAAATTCTCCTCCAGAGGGAGAGTGCAGCATACAGCCCCCCAGGCATAAACTCTCCTACCCTAACCATGGTGTGGCTGACAGGGAGGGAGCCCGCGGTGGAGGTGTTCATGTAGGGGTGGCTCCCTCAGACAGGAGGGGGAAGAAGGAGGGAAGCCCATTACTAGATATGACTGACCTGTCTCAGACCCAGAAGGTCTACTCCCAGTCCTCCCCCCTCAGCCAAGCTTCCATCTCAGTGCCGCTCCCATCCTCACAG GAGGAGGGGTCTTCTCAGAGGAACCTTTTCGGAGACCGCTCAGCCAACGCAATAGAATCTCAGGACTACAACAACTCCACAAAGAGTGACTCCCAGTCCCAACTCAGGATCAAGTCCCCTGGTTTCCCTTCCACTATGGCTTCCCAAGCCAACAAACCTGTCCTGTGCCTGGAGAAGCTTAGCCAGGACCTCCTAGTAGACTGTCAGGCCTCTGGGTTCCTACTAAAGGGTCATCCCAGCTTAACACTTCCCACAAAGTCCCAGAAATCTCAATTTTATCAGCCCAAGAGCCCCACATTCTCCAATACCCCTGTGTTTTCCAAAACAGAGAGAGGTGTGGAACCAGGCCAAAGTAGTCCCTCCTTTCCTAAACGCGCCATGTTCTCTAATAGTGATTCAGGAGAGGAAGAAAAAGAGGCCAGTCCCACCGTTCCTAAAAGCCTGGTCTTTTTCAAGACTGATAGAGGAAAGGCAGAAGAAGAAGGGAGTCCAACTTCTCCTAAAAGCACCATGTTCTCTAAGAGTGAAAGAGGACCAGAAGAGAAAGAGACCTTCTCCGGAAGTCCAGTCTTTTCCAGAACTGATCAGATAAGGGACCAGGGTCCACAGAGCTTTGTTGAACGTGTCTCTACAACAGGAGACTATGAGGGTGGAGACCGAGATGATGCTGTGAAGAGCAGGGATGCCTCCGAGTGCCTTCCACCACGCCCCAGAACAACCCTGTCCCTAAACAAGAGATTTGTGCCTATAAGGAAGACCGCTGGAGTTTCAGACAAAGCTGTTGACCAAGAGGAACGTGAGGGTGAATCCTCGCAGAGAACTGTAAAGAGGATTAGCACGCCTGTAAAGTTGG CTACAGAAGAAGACCTTAATTCAGAGGAACTTACATTGGCTTTGGAGACTCATCCAATGCAGGAGTTAACCAGCAATATGGCGCTACGCTGGTCAGATGATGACGAAGAGGAAAATGGTCCTGAAAAG tcAGCTCACTTGCCCAGCCCAGTCTTCCCACGGAAGAATGGCCTCCTTCAGCCAAGCAACCAGAGTCTCTCCCCAAACACCCACGACCACCGTTCCCCCCAACACAGACACAGCCCCTGCCTTGTCCCCAAGAAACGCACTTACAACTTCGAAGGCGCCGCGTGCGAGGAGGGGGAGAGCCAGTCCAAGTGCATCCGGAAGAAGTTCACCTTCAAGGGCATTTATGgagccccctctccctctcttctcagaGAGGCTGCAGGTAGGAGCCAGGATGAGGCCAAAGCCGAAAGCACCTCTTCCCACCAGCCCCTGGCCTCCTccagccccctctctccccccacagacGGCCAGGGTGATGGGGGAGTGGTGTGCTACTATTGGGGTGTGCCTTTCTGTCCACGAGGGCAGGACCCAGACGCCTACACACAG GTGATCCTGTCCCAGTTGGAGGTGTATGAGAAGAGCCTGAAGGAGGCCCAGAGGGGTCTGCTGAAGAAGGCAGGCTGGGGGGAGCCAGTCCTCCCTGGGCCCCCAGAGAAACCCTTCTCCAGGAGGGGACGCCTCGAGAGACGCAGGGCCCCAAAACtcctggaagaggagagaggggggaaacgTCAGGAAGAGCtagtggaggtggtagaggatgatgatgaagagggagagaagagggcgaGACAGCGGTCACGGGGGGGGGTGGAagcgagagggaagagaggaagacaggagtgGAAGGACTGCCAGGATCTGTTTGTGTCTTCTCCTGAACAAGAGGAA AAATCTCCCTACCCTGTATTTCATGCAGATACCAGTCAGCTAATTCTACTTAAACG GAGACTTGGCCTTAGACGAGAAGAGGAAAGACTTGCAGAAAAACAACCACCTGACttactggaggagagggaggaagacgaGAAGGAAGAAAAGATGGATGATAAAGAgggtggagagaagagggaggaggaagaaaggATGGGGGAAGAAGTGGATGTCGGAGGCTTAGAAGTTCCAG AGACCCAACTCAGTGATGACAGCACTCGAGACCTCATGGTCACCAGCCCTGCACAG CCCCAGCCAGAGAGCCAGTCCCTGCCTCAGATCCagatatttctttcatcaccctGTCCTCTGGAACAGCGTGAAGAGGGGATGTTGGTGGTTGGagcggaggaggggaggaggagtagCCCTGTGGGGATCCCTGCTGTAGGAGAGGATGTTCGGATGGAGGAGGATATCCCAGAGCCTTCCTTCCCTCGGAGCCCCAGCATGGACTGTCCCATGTGCATGCGTCTCTTCCCCCTGACGGAGATTGAGATGCACGCTGCCTACTGTGACGGTACCACCGGTATCATGGAGGAGGAAATGGCAGAGGAGAGCCACTCGCAGG TTTCAGTCAAGGCTCGTAGGAAGAGGACCAGAATGGGAGAGATCATTGGAGAGGAGCAGCCCAGCTCTTCTGGCTCTGGCAAGTAA